The genomic window CGAGCGGGCACCGAGAACCCGCGGCTGGTGGAGGCCTTCGGCGTCAACGTGCCGCTGATGATCACGCTGACCTATGCCTTCGGCTGCGGCCTCGCCGCCTTCGCCGGCGTGCTGGCCGCACCGGTGATGCAGGTCTCGCCGCTGATGGGCCAGAACCTCATCATCGTGGTGTTCGCCGTCGTCGTGATCGGCGGCATGGGCTCGATCATGGGCGCCATCCTCACCGGCCTGGGCCTGGGCGTGATCGAAGGCCTCACCAAGGTGTTCTATCCGGAGGCCTCGTCCTCGGTCGTGTTCGTGATCATGGTCATCGTGCTGCTGGTGCGTCCGGCCGGCCTGTTCGGCAAAGAAAAGTGAGTCCGCGGTCATGAAGAAACTCTCCCTCGTCCTCTATCCGCTGCTGCTCGCCGGGCTGCTGCTCGCGCCCTTCCTCGGCGCCTATCCGGTGTTCGTGATGAAGCTGCTGTGCTTCGCGCTGTTCGCGGCCGCCTTCAACCTGCTGCTGGGTTTCGCCGGCCTGCTGTCCTTCGGGCACGCGGCGTTCCTCGGCTGCTCGGCCTACGTCGCGGGCCAGGCCATGAAGGCCTGGGGCCTGACGCCCGAGCTCGGCCTGGTCGCGGGCACGCTCACCGGGGCCTTGCTCGGCTGGGTCTTCGGTTCGCTGGCGATCCGCCGCCAGGGCATCTACTTCGCGATGATCACGCTGGCGCTCGCGCAGATGATGTTCTTCGTCGCGCTGCAGGCGAGGTTCACCGGCGGCGAGGACGGCCTGCAGGGCGTGCCGCGCGGCAAGCTGTTCGGGCTCGTCGACCTCAGCGACGACCTCACGATGTACTACGTCGCGCTCGCCGTGTGCGTGCTGGCCTTCCTGCTGATCGTGCGCACCGTGCATTCGCCGTTCGGGCAGGTGCTCAAGGGCATCAAGGAGAACGAGCCGCGCGCGCTCTCGCTGGGCTACGACGTCAGCCGCTTCAAGCTGCTGGCCTTCGTGATCTCGGCGGCGCTGTCGGGCCTCGCGGGTTCGCTCAAGACCTTGGTGCTGGGCTTCGCCACCTTGTCCGACGTGCACTGGACCGCGTCGGGCCAGGTCGTGCTGATGACGCTGGTGGGCGGCCTGGGCACCCTGTCGGGCCCGCTGGTGGGATCGGCCGTGGTCGTGCTGCTGGAGAACAAGCTCGGCGAGTTCGGCAGCCTGCTCGCGCGCATCACGAGCATCGAGTGGTTCAACACGCTGGGCGAGTCGGTGACCATGGTCACGGGGCTGATCTTCGTGGTGTGCGTGCTGGCCTTCCGCAAGGGGATCATGGGCGAGGTGGTGGCGTTCATGGCGCGGCGCCGTCTGTAGCGCGCCCGGTTTCGTTCCGGTGGCGCGGGGCCCTGGGTCCAGCGCGATGCGTGACCTGGCCACTTCGTACCCCGGTGCGCGAAGGAATTTGTAAACCTTCTTGCTAAGAACCAGAAGGCTTTGAGATACTGTTTATCCATACAGTATCAGGAGCCGCGATGGCCATCTCCCTGTCATGGGCGGGTGGTGTCCACACGCCCCTGGCCTCTCAACCCGGCGCTTCACGGGTCGGTGCGCATCGACGGCCGATGGTCCTTCCACCTGACGTGGAATCCGCGGTCTGGCGTGGTGATTCGCTGGGCACGCCCGTGACTTCGACGGTCAGCAGCGGCTTCCTGGTCCTCGACGCCGAGCTTCCGGGTGGCGGCTGGCCCTGCCGATCGCTGACCGAAGTCCTGCAAGTGCAACCCACGGTCCTGGAGTGGCGTCTCCTGGCACCGGCCATGCGCGCGTTGGTCGAGCAGGACAGGCAGATCGTCGTCGTCGGGCCGCCGAAGGCGCCCCATCTGCCCGGCCTTCGTCAACTGGGAGTCGACGAGCGCCGGCTGGTCTGGGTCGACGTGCAGAAGCCGGTCGAACGCCTGTGGGCGACCGAGCAGCTGATCAAGTCCAATGCCGCGGGCATGCTCGTGAGCTGGCTGCCGCAGGCGCGCCAGGAGCAAATTCGACGGCTCCAGGTGTGTGCCCAGGGTTGCGACGGCCCTGTCATCCTCTGGCGTCCTGCCGCGGCGGCCGACGAAGCCTCGGCCGCGCCTTTGCGGCTGCGGGCGCGCTTCGGCGTCGATTGGGAACTGCGCATCCATCTGCTCAAGCGAAAGGGGCCGCCTCACGAGGGCGAACTCGCACTGCCGTCGGTTCCAGGCGGCCTGCAGGACATCCTCACGCCGCGCCTGAGTCACCCGAGCCGCCTGATCGCGGCCCGTCATTCCCGAGACCTTCCCCATGCTGTGGGCAGCCCTTCTTCCCGACAGCCTGCCGGACGCGCCCCAGCCTCGCACTGAGATGCTCGCGGGTCTGGCGACGTGGTGCCTGCAATTCACGCCACGCGTTGCCGTCCTCGAGGCGCTTTTGGAATGCCCGGCGGTGGTCATGGAGCTCGAACAGAGCCTGCGTCTGTTCGGTGGCAAGCGCCGGCTGGTCGAGCGGGTGCGAGAGGAGTGCATCGACCTGGGCGTGCGACAGCTGGCGTGGGCCCCCACGAGCCTGGCCGCGCTCGCCGTGGCCAGGGCAGGCCTGTCCAACGGATTCGCCAGGCCGCTCGCGCAACTCCTCGATGCGTTGCCCCTCGAGAACTTGACGCAGGTCGCGGCCCATGGGCCGACGCTGGCGCGGCTGGGGTGCCGGACCCTGGGGCAGGTGCGTGCGCTGCCGCGCGGCGGGCTGAGCCGGCGTTTCGATGCACAGCTGTTGTCGGCGCTCGACCAGGCCTATGGCTTGCGGCCCGAAACCCATGCATGGGCGCAGCTGCCCGAAAGCTTCCTGGCGAAGCTCGAGCTGATGGCACGCGTCGAGCATGCGCCGGCACTTCTCTTCGGTGCGCGTCGCCTCATGCTGCAGATGGCTGGCTGGCTCATGGCGCGCCGATCGGGCGTGACCGCCTTCACCCTGCGCTGGTGCCACGACGCGATGCGCGCCAGGAGCGCGGGCGATGGCGGCGAGCTCACGGTGCGCACGGCACAGGCCACGCGCGACACCGAGCACCTGATGCGCTTGCTGGCCGAGCATCTGGCGAAGGTGGAACTGCTGGCGCCCGTGGGCGACCTCGCGTTGGCCGCCACGGAGGTCCAGCCGCTGGAGGAAAGAAGCTTGTCGATGCTGCCCGAGGCAAGGCAATCGGGAGAGAGCCTGGCACTGGTGCTCGAGCGCATCGCGGCGCGGCTGGGGCCGGACCACGTGTTGCGTCCGGTCCTCCTCGAAGACCATCGCATGGAATGGATGTGCCGCTGGCGCCCGGCGCCCGAGCCGGCACCACGCGCCAGATGCCGGCCCCTCGAGGTGCCTCAGCCGACTTTCATCCTGCCGAAGCCGCTGCGCCTGGCCACCGAGAACAACCGGCCGATCTACCAGGGCGTGCTCCAGCTGCTTGCCGGCCCGCATCGCGTCGAGGGAGGATGGTGGGATCGGACTTCGACCGGGGCGCACGCCGATGAGGACGAGAAAGGCGATGGAAGGCCGCCGCACGAAGCGAAGGCGCCGCAGGAGAGCACGCGTCATGTCGCCCGTGACTACTGGGTGGCCGTGAGCGAGCACGCCGGTGTGCTGTGGATCTTTCAGATGCGCCTGGCCAGGGAAGAGACCGGCTGGTTCCTGCATGGCACGTTTGCATGAGGACGCGCCATGCAGCTGCCCGAATACGCCGAGCTCAAATGCGTGAGCAACTTCAGCTTTCTGCGCGGCGCCAGCCAGCCCGAAGAACTCGTCGAGCGCGCGAAGCAACTGGGCTACGCGGCGCTGGCCATCACCGACGAGTGCAGCCTGGCCGGCGTGGTGCGCGCGCACGTGGCGGCCAGGGAGCATGGGCTGCGGTTGCTGATCGGCAGCCAGTTCCTGGTGGAGCCGGAACCGCTCGATCCGAATGCCATCCCCTTC from Variovorax paradoxus includes these protein-coding regions:
- a CDS encoding branched-chain amino acid ABC transporter permease, giving the protein MKKLSLVLYPLLLAGLLLAPFLGAYPVFVMKLLCFALFAAAFNLLLGFAGLLSFGHAAFLGCSAYVAGQAMKAWGLTPELGLVAGTLTGALLGWVFGSLAIRRQGIYFAMITLALAQMMFFVALQARFTGGEDGLQGVPRGKLFGLVDLSDDLTMYYVALAVCVLAFLLIVRTVHSPFGQVLKGIKENEPRALSLGYDVSRFKLLAFVISAALSGLAGSLKTLVLGFATLSDVHWTASGQVVLMTLVGGLGTLSGPLVGSAVVVLLENKLGEFGSLLARITSIEWFNTLGESVTMVTGLIFVVCVLAFRKGIMGEVVAFMARRRL
- the imuA gene encoding translesion DNA synthesis-associated protein ImuA, with the protein product MAISLSWAGGVHTPLASQPGASRVGAHRRPMVLPPDVESAVWRGDSLGTPVTSTVSSGFLVLDAELPGGGWPCRSLTEVLQVQPTVLEWRLLAPAMRALVEQDRQIVVVGPPKAPHLPGLRQLGVDERRLVWVDVQKPVERLWATEQLIKSNAAGMLVSWLPQARQEQIRRLQVCAQGCDGPVILWRPAAAADEASAAPLRLRARFGVDWELRIHLLKRKGPPHEGELALPSVPGGLQDILTPRLSHPSRLIAARHSRDLPHAVGSPSSRQPAGRAPASH
- a CDS encoding DNA polymerase Y family protein, yielding MLWAALLPDSLPDAPQPRTEMLAGLATWCLQFTPRVAVLEALLECPAVVMELEQSLRLFGGKRRLVERVREECIDLGVRQLAWAPTSLAALAVARAGLSNGFARPLAQLLDALPLENLTQVAAHGPTLARLGCRTLGQVRALPRGGLSRRFDAQLLSALDQAYGLRPETHAWAQLPESFLAKLELMARVEHAPALLFGARRLMLQMAGWLMARRSGVTAFTLRWCHDAMRARSAGDGGELTVRTAQATRDTEHLMRLLAEHLAKVELLAPVGDLALAATEVQPLEERSLSMLPEARQSGESLALVLERIAARLGPDHVLRPVLLEDHRMEWMCRWRPAPEPAPRARCRPLEVPQPTFILPKPLRLATENNRPIYQGVLQLLAGPHRVEGGWWDRTSTGAHADEDEKGDGRPPHEAKAPQESTRHVARDYWVAVSEHAGVLWIFQMRLAREETGWFLHGTFA